A stretch of DNA from Pseudonocardia hierapolitana:
CGCCCGCACGGACGTGGCGCCAGTCCAGGAACTCCTCCGGCACGTGGCCCTTCGGCCCGAGGGTCTCCGCGTGCGCGGGGTCGTCGCGGATCCCGCGCGAGAGAGACCACTCGGCGGGCTGCCACCCCGGTGCCGGGCCGTCGCCCCACGGCCCTCGTACCTGCGCGAACGGGCCGAACCCCGCGATGACGGGCCTCCACCCGGCCGATGGCGGTTCCCTGACGGGAGGAACGCGAGACTCGCCGTGCTCGGACGTCGGACTCGCCGGGGAGGAGGCGTGTTCCAGCCGCCAGGCCTCGATCGGCATGGTCCCGGGGCGGTCGGCGGCCGCCAGGTCGCCCCAGCGGTTGTCCAGGGTGGACTCGGGTAGCGCCCGCCACGGCCCCTCCACCGGGATCGTCTCCACGACCGGGCCGAGCGGCTCGGCGGTCGGTTCCGGCAGCTCGGGGCCGAGGACTACGAGGGCGACCGCGCCGTCGTCGAACGGCACGGCGAACTCCCAGCCCTCGTCCGCACCCGTCACCTCCAGCTCGGTGCGCCGGCCCGTGCCCGGCGACCAGCTCTGCGCCCGCGGCCGCTCGATCCCGGTGACGCGTACCCGCGCGACCCGGTCGCCGGGCGGGCGGAAGCGGTAGCCGGTGCCGCGGAGCGCGTCGTTGTAGCCCTGCCAGGTGAAGCCGCTCTCCAGCCACGACCCGTGCAGGTCGAGGATCGGCGCCTCGGTGCCGGTGTGCTCGTCGTGGGCGGTGAGCGCGAGGACGTGGGCGTTCCCGTGCCGGCGCAACAGGAAGGGGGCGTCGGCGTCCACCTGGACCGGGCCGCGGTGCACGGCGGCCGGAACCTCCCGCGCGCTCGGGAGGACCGTGATCGTCCCGTCCGCGACGGCGGCCGCGAACCGCTCGCCGACCCCCGGGTCACCGCCGAGGAAGAGGTCCGGCGCGCGCTCGACGCAGAGCACCCGCCCGCCCGCGGCCGCGAACTCCAGTAGCCGCCCCGCGGCTTCGCCGTGCAGGGCGGACACCGCGGGCAGCACGACGGTGCGGAAGGTCTCGCCGCCGACCCGCAGCCCCGCCGGACCGACCGTCGCCTGCGCGAGGGTGGACTCGTCGAGCGCATCGTGGTCGATCCCGGCGCGCTCCAGGACGCCGCGCCGCTCGGAGAGCCACGAGTTCACGCCGTTCAGCTCGCGGAACACCCGGTTGACGCGCTCGGCGTCGGGGAGCGGGCCGGCGAGCGTGACGTGGGCCTGTGCGGTGGTGGTGGGGGAGAGCAGCAGCACGTCGGCGACGTGCGCACCGGCGGTGAGCACCGAGCAGAGCCGGGCCACCGCGGTGGCGAACACCGGGTAGGACGGCCAGTACGGCTGGCGCCAGCACGTGGACGGCGGCGCCCACTCCCACCAGCCGCCCACCGTCGAGTAGTAGACGGCGTGCGGGTCGTACAGGGTGGCGCCGCGGCGCAGGAACGCCGAGAGCCAGTCGTAGGTCTCCTCCAGGGTGCCGCCCCAGCCGGAGGAGTGGAACGCCTCGATCCAGGTGCGGTCGTGCCCGTTCGCGTGGGCGAGCGAGCTGTGGACCTTGGCGTCGCCCCAGTGGTCGCTGCCGGGGGCGCCGTAGCCGCGGTGCAGGCCGAGGTAGTCGCCGTAGGTGTGCACGCCGCCGACCGGGTCGCCTTCGCGGGCCGGGGAGGCCTGGTCGAAGCCGCACACGAGACCGCGTTCGGCGAACCAGGCGTCGTGCTGGTCGAAGAAGCCGCGGCGGGCGAGCGCGGCGCGGTGGGCGTGGTAGTCGCGGCGCACCCGGGCGGCCTCGGGCGAGGTGTCCGGCTCCCAGAGCGCCCACAGCCGGGGGAGCAGGTCGTAGCCGTGCTCCTCGGCGAAGGTGGCCGCGAAGTCGCGGCCCCATGTCGGCATCGGGGGCAGCTCGTCCTGGAAGAACCCGCCGATGGAGCGGTGTTCAATCGCCTCCGCTTCGCTCCGGCGTGCTCGCGGGCCCGGGGAGACGCCGTCCTGCTCCTCCGGTGCTCGGTCGCTCGTTCCTCGCTCCCTGCGCGCCTCCCCCGCAGGACGGCGTCGGCCCGCTCGCGCGAACCGGTGCCCGACGGCCTTCTCCATGGTCCCGTGGACCTGGTCCAGCAGCGCGGCGCAGGCGGGTGCGGAGAAGTAGTCGAATCCGCTCGTGCCCGCGTGGACGAGCGAGAGCCGGGCCGGCCGGCCCGTCCAGCGCGCGGTGCCGCCGTCCAGGGGGACGGCGACCCGCTCGCCGGACTCCGCCACGGCGTAGGCGGCGAGCGGCTCGTGCCCGGCAGGCGCGGTGACGGACACGTCCGTGCCCTCGCGCTCGGTCCGGAACAGCGCCTGCCCGGCGAACCCGGGCTCGGCCGCGATGAGCCGGCCCTGGAAGTTCGCGCCGGAGAACCCGATCTGGTCGTAGAGCCAGAGCGTGAAGCCGAGCTCCTCGGCGTCGGCGCAGGCGGCGTCGAAGAGCTCCAGCCACTCGGGAGAGAGGAACGGCGGGTCGTCGGCCACCGAGCCGAACATCGGACCGGTCGGCGCCAGGCAGAGCACCACGGCCTGCCGGACGCCGCCCGCCACCAGCTGCTCCATCTGCCAGCGCAGCCGCTCCCGGGTGACCCTCGCCCCGCTCCACCACCAGATCGGCAGGGGACCGTACTGCGGGCCGGGGTCGGTGAACCGGGCGAGCAGGTCCTCGACCCCGGCCGTCATGCCGCGGCCCGCTCGGCCTCGATCTGCTCGAGCGACTTGCCGACGGTGTCGGGCATCCAGAAGAACCCGATGATCCCGCTGATCAGCAGGAACACGGTGAGCAGCAGCGCGACCGGGCCGATCTCCACCGCGGCCAGCACCGGGACAAAGAACGACCAGATGCCCAGCAGCGTGCGGGCCACGCCGAACGTGAAGCCCTGCGCGGTGCCGCGCAGCATCGTCGGGAACAGCTCCTGGCTGAACACCTTGTACGTCGGCTCACCGGCCAGCGAGGCGCCGATGCCGAACAGCACGATGTTGGCGATCACGACCGGCACCGTGAACGGCAGCACGAGGTAGATCGCGTACGCGGCGACCTGGAACAGAGCGCCGATGCCCCACATCATCCGCCGGGTGCGGAAGCTGCGGTCGTTGTAGCGCATGAACACGAAGACGGTCGAGAAGATCGTGATGATGAACCCGGCGCAGGACAGCGCGACGCCGGCCGCCTGCGTGCCCGCCCCGAGCGTCTCGACGACGTACGGCGTGAAGATGCCGGCCGTGCCCGCTGCGAGGCCCCAGAAGGTGTAGATCGAGGCCGTCCAGGCGAGCGCGCGCAGGTTGGCGCCGCGGAAGAGCGCGCTCACCTGCTCGCCGGCCGAGCGCGCTCGGCCCGCGGCGGCGGTCCAGCGCGCCGACTCGACCATGCCGCGACGCAGCGCCCACGTCACGAGCGCCACGATCGCCAGGTGGATGAACACGATCCGCGTGCCCAGCAGGCCGATCGGGCTCAGCACCAGCGCGAGCACCAGCACGACCACCGGGCCGAGGCTCCACGCCACCTGCGTGAGCCCGATGAGCCGCCCGCGGCCCTTGGCGGGCGCGAACTCGCCCACCAGCGCGAGCGACGTGGGCACGTCCGCGCCCACCGCGACACCGACGATGAACGTGCCGGCGAACAGCATCACCGGGTCCACCGCGAACGCGATCAGCAGGATGCCCAGCGCGTAGACCAGGAGGTCCCACTTGTAGATGCGCTTGCGGCCGAGCTTGTCGCCGAGCCGCCCGCCGATGAACGCGCCGATCGCGCATCCGATGGCGTTCGGCCCGATCGCCGCGAGCGCCCCGACCCCGAAGCTGGACAGACCCAGCTCGGCCTGGAACAGCGTGAGCCCGGCACCCAGCGCCACGATCGAACCGGCGTCCAGGTAGGAGGCCATCGCGGCGAGTACGGACCACTTCCACTGCTGCTTGCTGATCGTGCTCTCGTCCCCGCCGGGTTCGACCCCCACGGCATCGGGTGCGGCCATGACCTCTCCTCGTCCTCGTCGACGGCTTCGCACACGCAGTACCGGCTCTACCGCCGCCGGTTGAAACGTATTAAGCGGGGAGGCTAGCGGCGGGAGGGACGCGCAACAAGCCCGAATCATAACGATCGAGGCTGGGAACATCCCAGTTTCGTTCGCGATCGAGAGGGTCGGATCGCGCCGTGGTGGCTGGCTCCGGGTTCGCGTCGATCGGCCGGAGCGCTGGGACGACGTGCGGTGTGCTCGTCCTCGTCGCCCCGCGTGGGCGGCGAGAGCTGGGGATGCCCGGGCGCCCGTTGACGCCCCGGACCGCGTCTCCTAGAGTGGATTGAAAGGTTTCATTCCGTCGCCACCGTCGTCGTATGGGGGACCGAGCGCCGATGCGCTACTGCTTCCTGCTCCAGGTGCGGCCCGACCGCCTGGACGAGTACAAGGAGCGCCACCGGCAGGTCTGGCCGGAGATGCTCGCGGCGCTGCGCGACACCGGCTGGCGGAACTACTCGCTGCACGTCCGCGAGGACGGGCTGCTCGTGGGGTACGTCGAGTGTGACGACCTGGCCGCCGCACAGCGCGCCATGGCCGCGACCGACGTGAACACCCGCTGGCAGGCCGAGATGGCTCAGTACTTCACCGGCCTCGACGGCCGGGCCCCGGACGAGGGGTTCCTCGTCCTCGAGGAGGTCTTCCACCTGGAGGACCAGCTGTCCCGAACGGAGAACCAACGGTGAGTGACGTCCGGGCCGCCCTGCGGCAGCAGCGCATCGAGACCCCGTCGTGGGCCTACGCCAACTCCGGCACGCGGTTCAAGGTGTTCGCCCAGGCCGGGGTGCCCCGCAACCCGGAGGAGAAGATCGCCGACGCGGGCGTCGTGCACCGGCTCACCGGGGTGGCTCCCACGGTGGCGCTGCACATCCCTTGGGACAAGGTGGACGACTACGCGGCGCTCGCCAAGTACGCGGCCGACCAGGGCGTCGGGATCGGGGCGATCAACGCCAACGTCTTCCAGGACGACGACTACAAGCTCGGGTCTGTCACCAACCCGGACCCGGCCGTGCGCCGCAAGGCCACCGACCACCTGCTCGAGTGCGTCGACATCATGGACGCCACCGGCAGCCGCGACCTCAAGCTCTGGTTCTCCGACGGCACCAACTACCCCGGCCAGGACTCGATCCGCGCCCGCCAGGACCGGCTCGCCGAGGCGCTGAGCGAGGTGTACGACCGGCTCGGCGACCACCAGCGGATGCTGCTGGAGTACAAGCTCTTCGAGCCCGCCTTCTACACCACGGACGTGCCGGACTGGGGCACCTCGTACGCCCACTGCATCGAGCTGGGCCCGAAGGCCACGGTGTGCATCGACACCGGCCACCACGCCCCGGGCACGAACATCGAGTTCATCGTGGCGTTCCTGCTGCGGGCCGGGCGGCTGGGCGCGTTCGACTTCAACTCGCGCTTCTACGCCGACGACGACCTCATGGTCGGGGCGGCCGACCCGTTCCAGCTGTTCCGGATCATGCACGAGATCGTCTCGGCGGACGCGCTCGGCGAGGACGCCGGCATCGCGTTCATGCTGGACCAGTGCCACAACATCGAGCCCAAGATCCCGGCGATCATCCGTTCCGTGATGAACGTCCAGGAGGCCACCGCCAAGGCGCTCCTGGTGGACGCCGATGCGCTCGCCACCGCGCAGCGGGCCGGTGACGTGCTCGGCGCCAACGCGGCGCTGATGGACGCCTACAACACCGACGTGCGCCCGCTGCTGCGCGAGGTCCGCGAGGAGATGGGCCTCGACCCCGACCCGATGGCCGCGTACGCCCGGTCCGGCTACGCCGAGAAGATCGTGGCGGAGCGGGTGGGCGGCGAGCAGGCAGGCTGGGGCGCGTAGGCCTGGCCCGGTTGCAGCAAGGTGGCCATGCTGCAACCAGGCTGCGTGAAGGTGGCCATGCTGCAACCGCCGAGACCCCGGAAGGGATCATGACCAACCCCACCGTCCACGAGCTGATCGAGCGGAGCAACCGGCTCGGGGCCGATCCGACCACCACCAACTACGCGGGCGGCAACACATCCGCGAAGGGCTCGGAGACCGACCCGGTCACCGGGCAGCCGGTCGACCTGATCTGGGTGAAGGGCTCCGGCGGCGACCTCGGCACGCTCACCGAGAAGGGCCTCGCCGTGCTGCGGCTGGACCGGATGCGGGCGCTCGTCGACGTCTACCCGGGCGTGGAGCGCGAGGACGAGATGGTCGCCGCGTTCGACTTCTGCCTGCACGGCAAGGGCGGCGCCGCCCCGTCGATCGACACGGCCATGCACGGGCTCGTCGAGGCCGACCACGTCGACCACCTGCACCCCGATGCCGGCATCGCGATCGCCACCGCCGCCGACGGGGAGGCGCTCACCAAGGAGATCTTCGGCGAGCGGGTGCTGTGGGTGCCGTGGCGGCGGCCCGGGTTCCAGCTGGGCCTCGACATCGCCGCGGTGAAGGCGGCCAACCCGCAGGCGATCGGCGTGATCCTCGGCGGACACGGCATCACGGCCTGGGGTGCCACCAGCGAGGAGTGCGAGCGCAACTCGCTCGACATCATCCGCACCGCCCAGGCCTACATCGACTCCCGGGGTGCGGCGGAGCCGTTCGGCCCGCTGCGTCCCGGTTTCGAACCCCTGCCCGAGGACGAGCGGCGGGCCCGGGCGGCGGCGCTTGCGCCCGTGATCCGTGGGCTCGCCTCCACCGACCGGCGCCAGGTCGGGCACTTCACCGACTCGGACGTGGTGCTGGACTTCCTGTCCCGCGAGAAGCTCGCGCCGCTCGCGGCGCTGGGCACGAGCTGCCCCGACCACTTCCTGCGCACGAAGGTCGCGCCGCTGGTGCTCGACCGGCCGGCCACCGCCCCGCTGGACGAGGTGATCGCCCGGCTGAAGGAGCTGCACGCCGCCTACCGCGAGGACTACCGCGCCTACTACGAGCGGCACGCCGGCCCGGACAGCCCCGCGATGCGCGGAGCCGACCCGGCGATCGTGCTGGTGCCCGGCGTCGGCATGTTCAGCTTCGGCGCCAACAAGCAGACCGCGCGCGTGGCGGGTGAGTTCTACGTCAACGCGATCAACGTGATGCGCGGCGCCGAGGCGATCTCCACGTACGCGCCGATCCCGGAGTCGGAGAAGTTCCGCATCGAGTACTGGGCCCTCGAGGAGGCCAAGCTCCAGCGGATGCCCAAGCCCAAGCCACTGGCCACCCGGATCGCGTTCGTCACCGGCGGCGGGTCCGGCATCGGCAAGGCCATCGCCCATCGGCTGGCGGCCGAGGGTGCCTGCGTCGTCGTCGCCGACCGGGACGGCGACGCCGCCGCGGCCGTGGCCGCCGAGCTGGGCTCGACCGACGTGGCGGTGCCGGTCACCGTCGACGTCACCGACAGCGAGGCGGTCGCCGCTGCCGTCGACGCCGCGGCGCTGGCGTTCGGCGGGGTCGACCTCGTGGTCAACAACGCCGGTCTGTCGATCTCCAAGCCGCTGCTGGAGACCACCGAGGCCGACTGGGACGTCCAGCACGACGTCATGGCGAAGGGCTCGTTCCTCGTGTCCCGGGCCGCGGCGAAGGCCATGATCGCTCAGGGGATGGGCGGCGACATCGTCTACATCTCCAGCAAGAACGGCGTGTTCGCCGGCCCGAACAACGTGGCGTACGGCGCAGCGAAGGCCGACCAGGCCCACCAGGTGCGGCTGCTCGCCGCGGAGCTCGGCGAGCACGGCATCAAGGTCAACGGCGTCAACCCGGACGGCGTCGTGCGCGGCTCGGGGATCTTCGCAGGCGGCTGGGGTGCGCAGCGCGCCGCCGTCTACGGCGTGCCGGAGGAGGAGCTGGGCAAGTTCTACGCCCAGCGCACCCTGCTGAAGCGCGAGGTCCTGCCCGAGCACGTCGCGGCGGCGGTCTTCGCGCTCACCGGCGGCGACCTGACCCACACGACGGGCCTGCACATCCCGGTCGACGCCGGGGTGGCGGCGGCCTTCCTGCGCTAGCAGCCCGAGAAGGAGGAACGATGACGTCCCTGCTCGAGAGCCCGGCCGCGCTGCAGCGCGTGACGCCGCGCCGCACCACCGTCGGGCTGGTCGCCGGCGGGCTGGGCGCCTACTGGCCGCAGTTCCCCGACCTGCTCCCGCAGCTGCAGAGCTCGGCGGCCCGCGTGTCGCAGCGGCTGAGCCAGGTCGGCGACATCGACGTGGTGGACGTCGGGTTCATCTCCGACGCCCCGGAGGGGGCCGTCGCGGCGGAGAAGCTGCGTTCCGCGGGCTGCGACCTGATCGTCGGGTTCCTGACGACGTACATGACGGCGTCGATGCTGCTGCCGGTGGCGCAGCGCAGCGGCGCGCCGGTGCTGCTGATCAACCTGCAGCCCACCGAGAAGATGGACCACGAGACCTTCGACACCGGGGCCTGGCTCGCCTACTGCGGCGCCTGCCCGCTGCCGGAGATGGCCAACGCGTTCGAGCGCGCGGGCGTCGAGTTCCGGTCGGTGTCGGGCTACCTCGAGGACGAGCGCGCGTGGGCGCGGATCGAGCGCTGGGTGAAGGCGGCAGGCGTGCGCGGGGCGCTGCGGCACGGCCGGCACGGGCTGATGGGCCACCTCTACCCCGGGATGCTCGACGTCTCCACCGACCTGACCTCGGTGTCGACGCAGCTCGGCGGGCACGTCGAGGTGCTGGAGTTCGACGACCTGCGGGTCCGGGTCGAGGACGTCACCGATGCGCAGGTGCGCGAGCGCGTGGAGCTGGCCGATGAGGTGTTCGAGCTCGACGACACCGTCAACCCGGACGACCTCGCCTGGGGCGCGCGCGTCTCGGTGGGGCTGGACCGGCTCGTCGACGACTTCGCGCTCGACTCGCTCGCCTACTACCACCGCGGCCTGAACGGCGAGCAGCACGAGAAGCTCGGCGCAGGCATGATCCTCGGCGCCTCGCTGCTCACGGCCCGCGGCATCCCCGCTGCGGGGGAGTACGAGCTGCGCAACTCGATCGCCATGCTCGTGATGGACCGGCTCGGTGCCGGCGGGTCGTTCACCGAGCTGCAGGCGCTCAACTTCGTCGACGACGTGGTGGAGATGGGCCACGACGGTCCCGCACACCTCGCGATCAGCTCCCGCAGGCCGCTGCTGCGCGGCCTGGGCGTCTACCACGGCAAGCGCGGGTGGGGCGTGTCCGTCGAGTTCGACGTGAAGCAGGGCCCGGTCACCACGTTCGGGATCGGGCAGCGCCGCGACGGCCGCTACGTGATGGTCGCCTCGGAGGGCACGGTCGTGCCGGGCCCGCTGCTGAGGATCGGCAACACCACCTCCCGGGTCGACTTCGGCTGCGATCCCGGCGAGTGGACCGACGCCTGGAGCGCCTCCGGCGTCGACCACCACTGGGCCCTCGGCACCGGGCACCGCGCCGCCGAGCTGAAGGCCGTGGCCGAGCTGCTCGGGCTCGAGTTCGTGCAGGTCCGGGTATGAGGGCTCGTTCCGTCCGGGTTGGGGCGGTCGACCTCGGGGCGTCCAGCGGACGCGTGATGGCCGCCGAGGTCGGCGCCGACCGGCTGGAGCTCACCGAGGTCGCACGGTTCCCCAACGGCCCGGTTCGGCTGCGCGACACGCTGCACTGGGACGTGCTCGCGCTGTACCGGGGCGTGCTGGACGGGCTGCGGGCGGCAGGCCCGGAGCTGGACGCGGTGGGCATCGACTCGTGGGGCGTCGACTACGGCTTGCTCGACGCCACCGGCGCGCTGCTGGGCAACCCGGTGCACCACCGCGACTCCCGCACCGACGGCGTGGCCGAGCGGGTGAACGGGATCATCCCGCCCGCCGACCTGTACTCGGCCACGGGCGTGCAGGTGATGCCGATCAACACGATCTACCAGCTGGTGGCAGCGCTCGGCACCCCGCAGCTCGAGGCGGCGAAGGACCTGCTCCTGCTGCCCGACCTGCTCGCCTACTGGCTCA
This window harbors:
- a CDS encoding MFS transporter produces the protein MAAPDAVGVEPGGDESTISKQQWKWSVLAAMASYLDAGSIVALGAGLTLFQAELGLSSFGVGALAAIGPNAIGCAIGAFIGGRLGDKLGRKRIYKWDLLVYALGILLIAFAVDPVMLFAGTFIVGVAVGADVPTSLALVGEFAPAKGRGRLIGLTQVAWSLGPVVVLVLALVLSPIGLLGTRIVFIHLAIVALVTWALRRGMVESARWTAAAGRARSAGEQVSALFRGANLRALAWTASIYTFWGLAAGTAGIFTPYVVETLGAGTQAAGVALSCAGFIITIFSTVFVFMRYNDRSFRTRRMMWGIGALFQVAAYAIYLVLPFTVPVVIANIVLFGIGASLAGEPTYKVFSQELFPTMLRGTAQGFTFGVARTLLGIWSFFVPVLAAVEIGPVALLLTVFLLISGIIGFFWMPDTVGKSLEQIEAERAAA
- the rhaI gene encoding L-rhamnose isomerase, which codes for MSDVRAALRQQRIETPSWAYANSGTRFKVFAQAGVPRNPEEKIADAGVVHRLTGVAPTVALHIPWDKVDDYAALAKYAADQGVGIGAINANVFQDDDYKLGSVTNPDPAVRRKATDHLLECVDIMDATGSRDLKLWFSDGTNYPGQDSIRARQDRLAEALSEVYDRLGDHQRMLLEYKLFEPAFYTTDVPDWGTSYAHCIELGPKATVCIDTGHHAPGTNIEFIVAFLLRAGRLGAFDFNSRFYADDDLMVGAADPFQLFRIMHEIVSADALGEDAGIAFMLDQCHNIEPKIPAIIRSVMNVQEATAKALLVDADALATAQRAGDVLGANAALMDAYNTDVRPLLREVREEMGLDPDPMAAYARSGYAEKIVAERVGGEQAGWGA
- a CDS encoding bifunctional aldolase/short-chain dehydrogenase, whose product is MTNPTVHELIERSNRLGADPTTTNYAGGNTSAKGSETDPVTGQPVDLIWVKGSGGDLGTLTEKGLAVLRLDRMRALVDVYPGVEREDEMVAAFDFCLHGKGGAAPSIDTAMHGLVEADHVDHLHPDAGIAIATAADGEALTKEIFGERVLWVPWRRPGFQLGLDIAAVKAANPQAIGVILGGHGITAWGATSEECERNSLDIIRTAQAYIDSRGAAEPFGPLRPGFEPLPEDERRARAAALAPVIRGLASTDRRQVGHFTDSDVVLDFLSREKLAPLAALGTSCPDHFLRTKVAPLVLDRPATAPLDEVIARLKELHAAYREDYRAYYERHAGPDSPAMRGADPAIVLVPGVGMFSFGANKQTARVAGEFYVNAINVMRGAEAISTYAPIPESEKFRIEYWALEEAKLQRMPKPKPLATRIAFVTGGGSGIGKAIAHRLAAEGACVVVADRDGDAAAAVAAELGSTDVAVPVTVDVTDSEAVAAAVDAAALAFGGVDLVVNNAGLSISKPLLETTEADWDVQHDVMAKGSFLVSRAAAKAMIAQGMGGDIVYISSKNGVFAGPNNVAYGAAKADQAHQVRLLAAELGEHGIKVNGVNPDGVVRGSGIFAGGWGAQRAAVYGVPEEELGKFYAQRTLLKREVLPEHVAAAVFALTGGDLTHTTGLHIPVDAGVAAAFLR
- a CDS encoding L-fucose/L-arabinose isomerase family protein, with the protein product MTSLLESPAALQRVTPRRTTVGLVAGGLGAYWPQFPDLLPQLQSSAARVSQRLSQVGDIDVVDVGFISDAPEGAVAAEKLRSAGCDLIVGFLTTYMTASMLLPVAQRSGAPVLLINLQPTEKMDHETFDTGAWLAYCGACPLPEMANAFERAGVEFRSVSGYLEDERAWARIERWVKAAGVRGALRHGRHGLMGHLYPGMLDVSTDLTSVSTQLGGHVEVLEFDDLRVRVEDVTDAQVRERVELADEVFELDDTVNPDDLAWGARVSVGLDRLVDDFALDSLAYYHRGLNGEQHEKLGAGMILGASLLTARGIPAAGEYELRNSIAMLVMDRLGAGGSFTELQALNFVDDVVEMGHDGPAHLAISSRRPLLRGLGVYHGKRGWGVSVEFDVKQGPVTTFGIGQRRDGRYVMVASEGTVVPGPLLRIGNTTSRVDFGCDPGEWTDAWSASGVDHHWALGTGHRAAELKAVAELLGLEFVQVRV
- a CDS encoding L-rhamnose mutarotase, encoding MGDRAPMRYCFLLQVRPDRLDEYKERHRQVWPEMLAALRDTGWRNYSLHVREDGLLVGYVECDDLAAAQRAMAATDVNTRWQAEMAQYFTGLDGRAPDEGFLVLEEVFHLEDQLSRTENQR